Proteins found in one Pirellulales bacterium genomic segment:
- a CDS encoding alanine--glyoxylate aminotransferase family protein: MLKKRLMTPGPTQVPEEALLVLAKQVNHHRTPEFRALFAEVLEGLKEVFQTSSDVIVLASSGTGAMEAAVTNVVPRGGKAIVLDAGNFAHRWVNICQAYGIEVVKHEVEWGEAVRADDVATLLEKHPDAVAVYGTLMESSTGVGHDVKAIAQVVAPSKALFVVDGISGAGVMECRTEAWGIDILVVGSQKALMMPPGLAFLTVSDAAWKQIESIKPQAYYFDLKQHRKKIKDGPDTPWTPAHTMIAALAENLKLIRATGMEAIWERARVLSRATRAGVAAIGLEPFAARPADGLTAVRFPEGLDGSKFTKLLESRFGIKVAGGQGDLKGKIFRIAHMGIVDELDILSTLSAIELVLDELGRPVEFGASTAAACQVLAEARSAAVS; the protein is encoded by the coding sequence ATGCTCAAGAAACGTTTGATGACCCCCGGTCCCACCCAGGTGCCCGAGGAAGCCCTGCTCGTTTTGGCCAAGCAGGTGAATCACCACCGTACGCCCGAGTTTCGCGCCTTGTTCGCCGAGGTGCTCGAGGGGCTCAAAGAGGTGTTTCAAACGTCATCCGACGTGATCGTCCTGGCCAGTTCGGGCACGGGCGCCATGGAGGCCGCCGTGACGAATGTCGTGCCGCGCGGCGGGAAGGCCATCGTGCTCGACGCCGGCAACTTTGCCCACCGCTGGGTCAATATCTGCCAGGCCTACGGCATTGAGGTGGTCAAGCATGAGGTCGAATGGGGCGAGGCCGTCCGCGCCGATGACGTGGCCACCTTGCTCGAGAAGCACCCCGATGCGGTCGCCGTGTACGGCACGTTGATGGAGAGCAGCACGGGTGTCGGCCACGACGTCAAGGCGATCGCGCAGGTCGTCGCACCGTCGAAGGCACTCTTCGTCGTCGATGGCATCAGCGGCGCCGGCGTCATGGAATGCCGCACCGAGGCCTGGGGGATCGACATTCTGGTCGTCGGCTCGCAAAAGGCGCTCATGATGCCCCCGGGGCTTGCCTTCCTCACCGTAAGCGACGCCGCCTGGAAACAGATCGAATCGATCAAGCCGCAGGCATACTACTTCGATCTCAAGCAGCATCGCAAGAAGATCAAGGATGGCCCCGATACGCCTTGGACCCCGGCGCACACGATGATCGCCGCGCTGGCCGAGAACCTGAAGCTGATCCGTGCCACCGGCATGGAAGCGATCTGGGAGCGTGCCCGGGTCTTGAGCCGCGCCACCCGCGCTGGGGTGGCCGCGATCGGTCTCGAGCCCTTCGCCGCGCGTCCGGCCGACGGTCTCACCGCCGTTCGCTTCCCAGAGGGGCTCGATGGTTCCAAGTTCACCAAGTTGCTCGAATCCCGTTTCGGCATCAAGGTGGCCGGCGGTCAGGGGGATCTCAAGGGCAAGATCTTCCGCATCGCCCACATGGGCATCGTCGACGAGTTGGACATCCTCTCGACCCTCTCGGCAATCGAGTTGGTGCTCGACGAGTTGGGACGGCCCGTCGAGTTCGGCGCCAGCACCGCGGCCGCCTGCCAGGTACTAGCCGAGGCCCGCTCGGCGGCGGTTTCGTAG
- a CDS encoding Gfo/Idh/MocA family oxidoreductase encodes MHKTPTVRSQLTTRRQFLGASAALAAGAWGMPTIIPRHVLAAPGKPGANDRIRVGAIGVGGRASLLLEQLPEEGQIVALSDCNLPRAEAFKAKKGADWTTYQDYRHVLERNDVDAVIVATGEFQRVLPCIHACQAGKDVYAEKPLTLYVREGRALVDAVRKHNRVLQVGSQQRSMEMNRVACELVRSGGLGKVLEVRAINYTGPEASPAENPAEQELPPNFDWNVWLNQSTMRPYNQAWMGWMRWRDFSGGEMTNWGAHGIDQIQWALGMDDTGPVEMKPLSEGPHGQVAMKYASGVPVNFVIEPGRGPMGGAVFICEKGKLEINRNKFSSNPPEIAAELNKQVNVAEEERKWSDELALWQARWHMQNWLDCIRSRELPVADVEIGHRSVSVCHLANITREIGRPLQWDPKREMFEGDEQANALLDRPRRTGFELPTA; translated from the coding sequence ATGCACAAGACGCCCACCGTACGTTCGCAGCTCACGACTCGTCGCCAGTTCCTCGGCGCCTCGGCCGCCCTGGCCGCCGGCGCCTGGGGCATGCCCACGATCATTCCGCGGCACGTGCTGGCGGCGCCCGGCAAGCCCGGTGCGAACGACCGCATTCGCGTCGGGGCGATCGGCGTCGGTGGGCGAGCGTCGCTCCTGCTCGAGCAACTTCCCGAGGAGGGGCAGATCGTGGCCCTCTCGGATTGCAACCTGCCACGGGCCGAGGCGTTCAAAGCGAAGAAGGGGGCCGATTGGACCACGTATCAAGACTATCGCCACGTGCTCGAGCGCAATGATGTCGATGCCGTGATCGTGGCCACGGGCGAATTTCAACGCGTCCTTCCCTGCATCCATGCTTGCCAGGCCGGCAAGGATGTCTACGCTGAAAAGCCCCTCACCCTCTACGTGCGCGAAGGTCGCGCGCTGGTCGACGCGGTCCGCAAGCACAACCGCGTGCTGCAGGTCGGCTCGCAACAGCGTTCGATGGAGATGAACCGCGTGGCGTGCGAGCTCGTCCGTAGCGGCGGGCTGGGCAAGGTGCTCGAGGTCCGCGCCATCAACTACACCGGACCCGAGGCCTCGCCGGCCGAGAATCCCGCCGAACAAGAGTTGCCCCCCAACTTCGATTGGAACGTCTGGCTGAATCAATCAACCATGCGTCCCTACAACCAGGCCTGGATGGGTTGGATGCGCTGGCGCGACTTCTCCGGCGGCGAGATGACCAATTGGGGTGCGCACGGCATCGACCAGATCCAATGGGCCCTGGGTATGGACGACACGGGTCCGGTGGAAATGAAGCCCCTCTCCGAGGGCCCACACGGCCAGGTCGCCATGAAGTATGCCAGCGGCGTGCCGGTCAACTTCGTGATCGAGCCAGGTCGCGGCCCCATGGGGGGCGCCGTCTTCATCTGCGAGAAGGGCAAGCTCGAAATCAATCGCAACAAGTTCAGCTCGAATCCCCCCGAGATCGCCGCCGAGTTGAACAAGCAGGTCAACGTGGCCGAAGAAGAACGCAAGTGGAGCGACGAGCTCGCCCTCTGGCAGGCGCGTTGGCACATGCAGAACTGGCTCGACTGCATCCGCTCGCGCGAGTTGCCCGTGGCCGACGTCGAAATCGGCCACCGTTCGGTGAGCGTCTGCCACCTGGCGAACATCACCCGCGAGATCGGTCGCCCCCTGCAGTGGGACCCCAAACGCGAAATGTTCGAGGGAGACGAGCAAGCCAACGCCCTGCTCGACCGTCCCCGCCGAACCGGCTTCGAGCTGCCGACCGCCTAG
- a CDS encoding Gfo/Idh/MocA family oxidoreductase, with protein MSRRIRWGILGTATIAREAVIPALLREPHNANSQVAAIASRDLEKARRAAAQFGIERAYGSYEELLIDTSIDAVYVPLPNHLHVPYALRALECGKHVLCEKPLACTADEAERLVAAAQCFPHLKVMEAFMYRHHPQWHWAKEVVSSGVFGPLRRVEMSFTFFDDNPASILHHAEWGGGALLDIGCYGVSLARFLFGAEPLSVRGREQIDPRFGVDRLTEGTLEFAAGRANLRAATNEEFSQRMIAHGELGWLELETPFLPPADRPCVGRLRRGDRVEIREFGPCDQYGIQADLFVQAIVEDLSVPTPLADGLANMRVIDAIVRSARNGQSEQP; from the coding sequence ATGTCGCGAAGAATTCGTTGGGGAATCCTGGGAACGGCGACCATTGCCCGTGAGGCCGTGATCCCGGCCCTGCTGCGCGAACCGCACAACGCCAACTCGCAAGTCGCGGCCATCGCCTCGCGCGATTTGGAAAAGGCGCGCCGCGCGGCGGCGCAGTTCGGCATCGAGCGTGCGTACGGTTCTTACGAAGAACTGCTCATCGATACCTCGATCGACGCGGTCTACGTTCCGCTGCCGAATCATTTGCACGTGCCCTATGCTCTTCGTGCGTTGGAATGTGGGAAACACGTCCTGTGCGAGAAGCCGCTGGCCTGCACGGCGGACGAAGCGGAGCGGCTCGTGGCGGCCGCACAGTGTTTTCCGCATCTGAAGGTGATGGAGGCGTTCATGTACCGCCACCATCCACAATGGCATTGGGCGAAAGAGGTCGTGTCGAGTGGCGTGTTCGGACCGCTGCGCAGGGTCGAAATGAGCTTCACGTTCTTCGACGATAATCCGGCCAGCATTCTGCACCATGCCGAATGGGGAGGCGGGGCGCTGCTCGATATCGGCTGCTACGGCGTGTCGCTGGCGAGGTTTCTGTTCGGCGCCGAGCCGCTCAGCGTGCGCGGAAGGGAGCAGATCGATCCGCGGTTTGGCGTGGATCGCCTCACCGAGGGCACGCTTGAATTCGCAGCCGGCAGAGCGAACCTCCGCGCGGCGACGAACGAGGAGTTTTCGCAGCGGATGATCGCGCACGGCGAACTGGGCTGGCTCGAGCTCGAGACTCCATTTCTGCCCCCCGCCGACCGGCCCTGTGTGGGGCGACTGCGCAGGGGTGATCGCGTGGAAATACGCGAGTTCGGGCCGTGCGATCAGTACGGCATTCAGGCCGATCTGTTCGTGCAGGCGATCGTTGAAGACTTGTCCGTGCCAACGCCGCTTGCCGATGGGCTGGCGAATATGCGGGTTATCGACGCAATTGTGCGCAGCGCAAGGAATGGGCAGTCGGAACAGCCGTAA
- a CDS encoding isopenicillin N synthase family oxygenase, with the protein MTTSNAAGEFSHVPIVDVAPLVANSAGQGAVAEQLGAACRECGFFYVVGHGIEPRLFVQLEELSRQFFALPTAQKQAIAMSRGGRAWRGYFAVGDELTSGKPDQKEGLYFGAELPADHAEVLAGTPLHGANLFPDVPGFREVVLEYVGALTELGHALMTGMSLSLGLEADYFARRYTRDPLVLFRIFNYPWSPPPAGTDEARWGVGEHTDYGLLTMLWQDSTGGLQVKSRSRWIDAPPIPGSFICNIGDMLDSLTRGIYRSTPHRVLNMAQRDRLSFPFFFDPNFRAEIRPIEELAGHEIEDDRDERWDRASVHHLSGTYGDYVLNKVSKVFPQLRSEVM; encoded by the coding sequence ATGACTACTTCGAACGCGGCTGGCGAGTTTTCTCACGTCCCTATCGTCGATGTGGCGCCACTCGTGGCGAATTCTGCCGGGCAAGGGGCCGTGGCCGAGCAATTGGGCGCCGCCTGCCGCGAGTGTGGGTTCTTCTATGTCGTGGGGCATGGGATCGAGCCGCGTCTGTTTGTGCAGCTCGAGGAGTTGAGCCGGCAGTTCTTTGCGTTGCCCACGGCCCAAAAGCAGGCAATCGCCATGTCGCGTGGCGGGCGGGCGTGGCGCGGGTACTTTGCCGTGGGAGATGAGCTCACCTCGGGCAAGCCCGATCAAAAAGAGGGGCTCTACTTCGGCGCGGAGTTGCCGGCCGATCATGCCGAAGTGTTGGCGGGCACGCCGCTGCATGGGGCGAACCTGTTTCCCGACGTGCCGGGCTTTCGCGAGGTGGTGCTGGAGTACGTGGGGGCGCTTACGGAGTTGGGGCACGCGCTGATGACGGGCATGTCGCTGAGCCTGGGGCTCGAGGCCGATTACTTCGCGCGCCGCTACACGCGCGATCCGCTGGTGCTGTTTCGCATCTTCAACTATCCGTGGTCGCCACCGCCGGCTGGCACGGACGAAGCCCGCTGGGGGGTCGGCGAGCATACCGACTACGGCCTGCTCACCATGCTCTGGCAGGACAGCACCGGCGGCTTGCAGGTGAAGAGCCGCAGTCGTTGGATCGACGCGCCGCCGATTCCCGGCTCGTTCATCTGCAATATCGGCGACATGCTGGATAGCCTTACGCGAGGCATCTATCGCAGCACGCCTCATCGCGTATTGAACATGGCGCAGCGAGACCGGCTGTCGTTTCCGTTCTTCTTCGATCCGAACTTCCGCGCGGAGATCCGCCCCATCGAAGAGCTGGCCGGTCATGAGATCGAGGATGATCGCGACGAGCGTTGGGACCGCGCGAGCGTCCACCACCTGAGCGGCACGTATGGGGACTACGTGCTGAACAAGGTGTCGAAGGTCTTTCCGCAGTTGCGCAGCGAAGTGATGTGA